From a region of the Candidatus Bathyarchaeota archaeon genome:
- a CDS encoding class I SAM-dependent methyltransferase, with translation MHKGTYYKKKLSANKLLKCYEIATPRIKQYLNAEIQFVISNFHDTDLVLELGCGYGRVMKSVSQFVSRIIGNDISKESLELAMSYMEDCQNCSVFLMDASQMSFRSCIFDIVFCIQNGISAFGVNKKHLITESIRVTKDNGMILFSSYSPKIWDARLKWFRKQSQFGLIGEIDEKKTCDGTIVCKNGFRATTVNSDQIVELFDEFGLNASIIEVDESSIFCKAVKEK, from the coding sequence ATGCACAAAGGTACATATTACAAAAAGAAGCTTTCAGCTAATAAACTCCTAAAATGCTATGAAATAGCCACTCCGAGGATCAAACAATATCTTAACGCGGAAATCCAGTTCGTCATTTCCAATTTTCACGATACAGATTTGGTTCTCGAACTTGGATGTGGGTACGGTAGAGTTATGAAATCGGTATCACAGTTTGTTTCACGGATTATTGGAAATGACATTTCAAAAGAAAGCTTAGAACTTGCAATGTCATACATGGAAGATTGTCAAAACTGTAGTGTATTTCTGATGGATGCATCTCAGATGTCATTTCGTTCATGTATTTTTGACATTGTGTTTTGCATTCAAAATGGCATATCCGCGTTTGGGGTCAACAAAAAACATCTCATCACAGAATCCATAAGGGTGACAAAAGACAATGGAATGATTCTATTTTCCAGTTATTCTCCGAAAATATGGGATGCTCGTCTTAAATGGTTTAGAAAACAATCGCAGTTTGGTCTTATAGGAGAGATAGATGAGAAGAAGACTTGTGATGGAACAATTGTGTGTAAGAACGGTTTTAGAGCCACTACTGTCAATAGTGACCAAATCGTTGAGTTGTTCGATGAATTCGGATTGAATGCCTCTATCATTGAAGTGGACGAATCCAGTATTTTCTGCAAAGCCGTCAAAGAAAAATAG
- a CDS encoding nitroreductase family protein, with protein sequence MKNNPVIQTMLDHKSIRKYTDEMPPDEVIETIVRAGQQAPFASQYYSVLLSRNKEQNPWKAPLLFTICVDSHKFELIMAKRNWKLVTNDFTLMLFGIQDAALMAENMVVAGRSLGLGSCFLGSAPFRADKIAEKYDLPERVFPLVQLVMGYPAENPPPRPRYPLKFTLFEDKYPKLNKDAILKAMKTMDNGYLAQDYYRKNNAKIPLKGNRKETFTYDNYSWTEHICRKWGQWYPDPKNLHEQLEKRGFYITKKRPK encoded by the coding sequence ATGAAGAACAATCCTGTTATTCAAACCATGCTTGATCACAAGTCAATCCGGAAATACACAGATGAAATGCCCCCTGATGAAGTGATAGAGACAATTGTCAGAGCAGGTCAACAGGCACCTTTTGCTTCTCAATATTACAGCGTACTACTGTCGCGAAACAAAGAGCAAAACCCTTGGAAAGCACCGCTCTTGTTTACGATATGTGTTGATTCGCATAAATTTGAACTCATCATGGCGAAAAGGAATTGGAAGTTAGTCACAAACGATTTTACACTAATGCTTTTTGGAATTCAAGATGCAGCCTTGATGGCGGAGAATATGGTCGTTGCAGGAAGAAGTCTGGGGCTCGGAAGCTGCTTCCTTGGAAGTGCACCATTTAGAGCCGACAAAATTGCAGAAAAGTACGACTTGCCTGAGAGAGTGTTCCCTCTAGTACAATTGGTAATGGGCTATCCAGCAGAAAACCCGCCACCACGACCACGATATCCCTTGAAATTCACTCTATTTGAAGATAAATATCCCAAATTAAACAAAGATGCAATTTTAAAAGCAATGAAGACAATGGATAACGGATATCTTGCCCAAGACTACTACCGTAAAAACAACGCAAAAATACCGCTAAAAGGCAACCGTAAAGAAACATTCACCTACGACAACTATAGCTGGACGGAACACATATGCAGAAAATGGGGCCAGTGGTACCCAGACCCGAAGAATCTTCACGAACAATTAGAAAAACGCGGTTTCTATATCACCAAAAAAAGACCGAAATGA
- a CDS encoding NADP-dependent malic enzyme, giving the protein MTQKKVTVEQLLEKAKRPAKLALAYHSFYLGKAQIMPKCAIRSPADFAIWYTPGVAASCRKIKENPDEVWTQTNRSNYVAVVSDGTRVLGLGDIGPEAGLPVMEGKALLFKYLGGVDAFPICLNTKDPDEIVRTCELIEPTFGGINLEDISKPKCFYVLDKAREKLNIPVWHDDQQGTATVILAGLLNSLKIVGKKPSEALITLVGVGSANTRTAYVLFRAGFKPGNITLVDSKGILHAGRPDLEKIKETNPWKYELTQKTNAEGRTGDTAASLKGADAVVAASKPGPGTIKKEWISQMATNSIVFACANPIPEIWPWEAKEAGARIIGTGRSDFPNQINNSLGFPAIFRGVLDVKAKTVTDDMCVAAANELARFAEERGINENDVAPHMEEWEVYPREAVACALQSIKEGVARIKPSRQELWERAVAVIKNARESTHLLMKQGLIKPPPPEEDILTTGP; this is encoded by the coding sequence ATGACCCAAAAAAAAGTTACAGTGGAACAATTACTCGAAAAAGCCAAACGCCCCGCAAAACTAGCCCTAGCCTACCACTCCTTTTACCTAGGCAAAGCCCAAATCATGCCCAAATGCGCCATCCGCAGCCCAGCCGACTTCGCCATCTGGTACACCCCTGGTGTGGCAGCGAGTTGCCGCAAAATAAAAGAAAACCCAGACGAAGTCTGGACCCAAACCAACCGATCCAACTACGTAGCCGTAGTCTCCGATGGCACCCGCGTCCTCGGACTAGGCGACATAGGACCCGAAGCAGGCCTACCCGTTATGGAAGGCAAGGCATTGCTCTTCAAATACTTAGGCGGCGTCGACGCGTTTCCAATCTGCCTCAACACAAAAGACCCCGACGAAATCGTCCGTACCTGCGAACTCATCGAGCCCACATTCGGCGGCATTAACCTCGAAGACATCAGCAAGCCCAAATGCTTCTACGTGCTAGACAAAGCACGCGAAAAACTCAACATACCTGTCTGGCATGATGACCAACAGGGAACCGCAACGGTCATCCTAGCAGGCTTGCTAAACTCGCTAAAAATCGTAGGCAAAAAACCCTCTGAAGCCCTAATCACCCTCGTAGGCGTCGGTTCAGCCAACACTCGTACAGCTTATGTCCTCTTCCGCGCCGGATTTAAGCCTGGCAACATCACCCTCGTCGACAGCAAAGGCATCCTCCACGCAGGAAGACCAGACCTAGAAAAAATCAAAGAAACCAACCCGTGGAAATACGAACTAACCCAAAAAACCAACGCCGAAGGCAGAACGGGCGACACAGCAGCATCTCTCAAAGGCGCAGACGCCGTCGTAGCCGCCAGTAAGCCCGGTCCCGGCACAATCAAAAAGGAATGGATTAGCCAAATGGCCACAAACAGCATTGTTTTCGCCTGCGCCAACCCCATCCCAGAAATCTGGCCTTGGGAAGCAAAGGAAGCCGGCGCACGAATAATAGGCACGGGACGTAGCGACTTCCCGAACCAAATCAATAACAGCTTGGGCTTTCCGGCCATATTCCGCGGCGTTCTAGACGTTAAAGCCAAAACAGTCACAGACGACATGTGCGTAGCCGCAGCTAATGAGCTAGCCCGCTTTGCCGAAGAAAGAGGCATAAACGAAAACGACGTAGCTCCACACATGGAAGAATGGGAAGTCTATCCTCGTGAAGCAGTCGCCTGCGCGCTGCAAAGCATAAAAGAGGGTGTCGCCCGCATCAAACCATCTAGACAAGAGCTGTGGGAAAGAGCCGTCGCCGTAATCAAAAACGCCAGAGAATCGACTCACCTTCTCATGAAGCAGGGGCTAATCAAACCGCCACCCCCAGAAGAAGACATACTAACCACCGGTCCATAG
- a CDS encoding CTP-dependent riboflavin kinase, whose protein sequence is MNSVKVKGVVFSGEKVGSRFIGIAWAKKQIRKKLGFDPYVGTLNIRLPEREAKLLRETLQDFEGIEITPAKGFFQARCFNILIMNKIKGAIVIPEKPDYPSNVLEIIAPTCLRKALSLTDSNEVEITVFLEVDIKA, encoded by the coding sequence ATGAATTCTGTCAAAGTGAAAGGAGTAGTATTCAGCGGTGAAAAGGTTGGAAGCCGATTTATCGGAATTGCCTGGGCAAAAAAGCAGATTAGAAAAAAACTAGGCTTTGACCCTTATGTCGGTACATTAAATATCCGCCTTCCAGAAAGAGAAGCAAAACTTCTGAGAGAGACTCTTCAAGACTTTGAAGGCATCGAAATTACCCCTGCAAAAGGTTTCTTTCAAGCGCGCTGCTTCAATATACTAATAATGAATAAAATCAAAGGAGCTATCGTTATCCCTGAAAAACCTGATTATCCATCCAACGTTCTGGAAATTATTGCACCAACTTGTCTACGCAAAGCATTATCACTCACAGACAGCAACGAAGTTGAAATAACTGTCTTCTTAGAAGTCGACATCAAGGCTTAA
- a CDS encoding CoA-binding protein encodes MSTIVKQMDTFFNPKSVAVVGASKKINKAGHVIFKNFAENKRRGVFKGELYPVNPHEDYILGYKSYPSLSKILGEIELVVIVVPAAAVLRVMKDAAAKGVKVAAIITAGFSEIGNTELENAIVSVAKEANIRILGPNCLGVYDISTGVDMLFLPETKVLITGDEFVATPRPMAGHIAMITQSGAFGVAALDYLTGRQMGVSKFVSFGNKCDVAEAEMLEYFLQDPKTWVILLYAEAIEAGREFMKAAEKATKRKPIVAFKSGKTKAGARAAASHTGAIAGSDKIYDAAFAQVGVLRVKDMEEFFDVGKAFAFQPPTTGNNIGVLTDAGGPSVMAVDECVSLGLTVKRFSDEVLSKFENLKQVGKLPKFATNLNPVDITGSATSEMFERSAKILLDAPEVNGLILLGLHHTPALQEDFVDLIANLVKHCTKPVVVCDIGETEMALFIRSRFEKLGIPAYSSPEDAARAMAALVYYGKYLKKNNCFDDYLEIYAKRHALSLDVDF; translated from the coding sequence ATGAGCACAATAGTTAAGCAGATGGACACGTTTTTCAACCCGAAATCGGTTGCAGTAGTAGGCGCCTCCAAAAAAATCAACAAAGCTGGGCATGTTATTTTTAAGAATTTTGCAGAAAACAAACGAAGAGGCGTGTTCAAAGGAGAATTATACCCAGTCAACCCGCATGAAGACTACATTTTGGGATACAAAAGTTATCCTTCGCTATCTAAAATACTTGGAGAAATCGAGCTGGTGGTAATCGTTGTGCCGGCCGCCGCTGTTCTCAGAGTTATGAAAGATGCCGCCGCAAAAGGCGTCAAAGTAGCTGCGATAATTACCGCAGGATTCAGCGAAATTGGCAACACCGAACTTGAAAACGCTATAGTTTCTGTTGCAAAAGAAGCCAACATTCGAATTCTAGGACCTAACTGCCTCGGCGTTTACGATATAAGCACCGGAGTCGACATGCTGTTCCTGCCAGAAACAAAAGTGCTAATAACTGGAGACGAATTTGTCGCAACTCCACGCCCCATGGCGGGACATATTGCAATGATTACCCAAAGCGGAGCCTTCGGCGTCGCCGCCCTTGACTACCTAACTGGAAGGCAGATGGGAGTGAGCAAATTCGTAAGCTTCGGAAACAAATGTGACGTAGCTGAAGCCGAAATGCTTGAATATTTTCTACAAGACCCCAAAACATGGGTAATACTCCTCTACGCCGAAGCTATAGAAGCTGGGAGGGAATTCATGAAAGCTGCGGAAAAAGCTACAAAAAGAAAACCGATAGTTGCCTTCAAAAGCGGAAAAACTAAGGCTGGTGCCAGAGCCGCTGCCTCTCACACAGGAGCCATCGCAGGATCCGACAAGATTTATGATGCGGCTTTTGCCCAAGTCGGCGTCCTCCGCGTTAAAGACATGGAAGAGTTTTTCGACGTTGGCAAAGCCTTTGCTTTTCAACCACCAACAACTGGAAATAACATTGGAGTTCTCACCGATGCTGGTGGACCTAGTGTAATGGCTGTCGACGAATGCGTGTCTCTAGGCTTAACCGTTAAAAGGTTCTCTGATGAAGTTCTATCAAAGTTTGAGAACTTAAAACAAGTGGGAAAACTGCCCAAGTTTGCCACAAACCTAAATCCAGTGGACATCACGGGATCTGCAACTTCCGAAATGTTTGAACGTTCAGCAAAAATTCTGTTAGATGCACCAGAAGTCAACGGTTTAATTTTGCTAGGTTTGCATCATACTCCTGCTTTGCAGGAAGACTTTGTGGACCTAATAGCAAATCTGGTGAAGCACTGTACAAAACCTGTTGTCGTCTGTGACATTGGAGAAACCGAGATGGCGTTGTTCATACGCTCAAGGTTCGAAAAACTGGGAATCCCCGCTTACTCTTCACCTGAGGACGCTGCCCGAGCGATGGCTGCCTTGGTCTATTATGGCAAATATCTGAAGAAAAATAACTGTTTTGATGATTATTTGGAAATTTATGCGAAAAGACACGCGTTAAGCCTTGATGTCGACTTCTAA
- a CDS encoding coenzyme F420-0:L-glutamate ligase, whose product MKSYKALAVTTRYWKPNEDYIAKMVTALRGRVQEGDIVVVSEKAISTATGNIIDEAAVKPSLTAQFLAKYWMRYVWTYVLGPLCHSKKTKISHFKNYPTQEGSAHKQVALQYCGFLQALMPDSEGGIDGSNLPHSYVSLPLHNTYRIAETVRDGIKAELGKNVIVTIVDTDKTYSWRNFHFTARPDSIEGIRSVSGFIAYIIGRVFKLKKRATPLAVAGVKISVEEALDVAELADNARGFGAGKTVWDMAKTFNVSLTGVSWKMLEQTEHKPIVIVKSIY is encoded by the coding sequence GTGAAGAGCTACAAAGCTTTAGCCGTTACAACGCGGTACTGGAAGCCAAATGAAGATTATATTGCCAAGATGGTTACGGCTTTGAGAGGCAGAGTGCAAGAAGGTGATATTGTAGTAGTTTCTGAAAAGGCAATTTCAACGGCAACTGGAAATATCATAGATGAAGCTGCGGTGAAGCCAAGCTTAACAGCGCAGTTTCTAGCCAAATATTGGATGCGATATGTTTGGACATATGTCCTCGGACCACTGTGCCATTCTAAGAAGACAAAAATCTCTCACTTCAAAAATTACCCCACCCAAGAAGGCAGCGCCCATAAGCAAGTAGCCTTGCAATACTGCGGGTTTTTACAAGCATTAATGCCAGACTCTGAAGGCGGAATTGACGGCAGCAACCTTCCACACTCGTATGTTAGTTTGCCGCTGCACAACACTTATCGCATAGCGGAAACAGTCCGTGACGGAATAAAAGCAGAATTAGGCAAAAACGTGATTGTCACAATTGTGGATACGGATAAAACGTATTCTTGGAGAAACTTTCACTTCACAGCAAGACCAGACTCCATTGAGGGAATACGGTCTGTAAGCGGGTTTATCGCCTATATCATCGGGCGGGTCTTCAAACTAAAGAAAAGAGCCACTCCACTGGCAGTTGCAGGTGTAAAGATAAGTGTTGAAGAAGCTTTGGATGTTGCAGAGTTGGCTGATAATGCTAGAGGCTTTGGTGCTGGAAAAACGGTTTGGGACATGGCTAAAACCTTTAACGTCTCTTTAACGGGTGTTTCTTGGAAAATGCTGGAACAAACAGAACATAAGCCTATTGTTATCGTAAAGTCCATATACTGA
- a CDS encoding carbohydrate kinase family protein, with translation MKVLSRKVEELLSHLSRLKPRSFSVVVMPDFFLDRFVSWNGDVKQFSRSIFEVVNRKGGSIDNVAHVEFRGGNAVNTAAALAVLGVNVFPIVYTSTLGLNLLKLHLQPLNVDLSHVKIDGNASITTALEFTHGGEKRNVMLRDLGSLEIFGPDNLTEKDFALLEKTDYVCVFNWAGTRRHGTELAKTVFHHAKTKGKGKTYYDTADPLPNKPEIPSMVKEVLLRCNLIDVLSLNENEAITYAKQVAPKQTSKLQQQHKSMTVAAKECTKILARKLTSRIDLHTTTYSATFTKNDNTIVPVFKVKALRATGAGDAWNAGNIYADANDFPVDLRLAFSNAVAAYYLSSPTGEHPRLHQLRKFLKKALSKSYR, from the coding sequence TTGAAGGTTCTTTCTCGAAAAGTGGAGGAGCTGCTAAGCCACCTAAGCAGGCTGAAACCAAGATCATTCAGTGTGGTCGTGATGCCTGACTTCTTTTTAGACCGCTTCGTCTCGTGGAATGGCGACGTGAAACAGTTTTCCAGAAGCATATTTGAAGTTGTAAATCGCAAAGGCGGAAGCATAGACAACGTGGCGCATGTGGAGTTTAGAGGTGGCAACGCTGTTAACACGGCAGCAGCGTTAGCTGTTCTAGGCGTAAACGTCTTTCCCATAGTTTACACGAGTACGCTTGGGCTTAACTTACTCAAGCTACACCTTCAACCATTAAACGTTGACCTTTCACACGTGAAGATAGATGGCAACGCGTCCATTACCACCGCCTTAGAATTTACACATGGTGGAGAGAAGAGAAATGTAATGTTGCGTGACCTCGGCTCTTTAGAAATTTTCGGTCCAGACAACCTTACAGAAAAAGACTTTGCACTTTTAGAGAAGACTGACTATGTTTGCGTTTTCAACTGGGCTGGCACTCGAAGACATGGCACAGAACTTGCAAAAACAGTTTTTCACCATGCAAAAACAAAAGGTAAAGGCAAAACCTACTACGACACAGCCGACCCACTCCCAAATAAACCAGAAATTCCTAGTATGGTCAAAGAAGTCTTGCTTCGCTGCAACTTGATAGATGTTCTAAGTCTAAATGAAAATGAAGCCATCACTTACGCTAAACAAGTAGCTCCCAAACAAACGAGTAAACTCCAACAACAGCACAAATCAATGACAGTTGCTGCGAAAGAATGCACGAAAATTCTAGCCAGGAAGCTCACCAGCCGCATAGACCTCCACACCACAACTTACTCAGCAACCTTTACAAAAAATGATAACACCATAGTTCCTGTTTTCAAGGTCAAAGCTCTGCGGGCAACAGGCGCTGGCGACGCTTGGAATGCAGGTAACATATATGCAGACGCAAACGATTTCCCGGTTGACTTGAGACTCGCGTTTTCAAATGCTGTTGCAGCCTATTACCTTAGCAGCCCAACGGGTGAACACCCCCGACTCCATCAGCTTCGCAAGTTCCTTAAAAAAGCGCTGAGCAAGAGCTATCGGTGA
- a CDS encoding methylmalonyl-CoA mutase family protein, with amino-acid sequence MTNPQDLSSLEKEKEKWKKETVEKSLIHLQEKKSKFLTSSDIPIERIYTPLEVKNLDYIQDLGFPGEYPYTRGVYPTMYRARLWTMRQYAGFGTAEQTNQRFKYLLQQGQTGLSVAFDFPTQIGLDCNHPLALGEVGKVGVSVGILKEMELLFNRIPLDKVTTSMTINAPTTVLLAMYVAIAQKQGITQSILGGTVQNDILKEYVARGMYIYPPQPSMKLVTDVFEYCGKNMPRWNTISISGYHIREAGATAVQEVAFTLANGIAYVQAAIDRGLNVDNFARRLSFFFACHDNFLEEIAKFRAARRLWARIMREKFEAKKPSSWQLRFHTQTSGVALTAQQPHNNIVRVALQALAAVLGGTQSLHTNSFDEAYALPSQKAVTIALRTQQIIAYESGVADTIDPTAGSYCIEALTNQIEEDAMGYIEEIDRQGGAVNAIEKGYIQREIIESAYKYQREVEREERIIVGVNEFEAEEGAPIKILRVDPTVEKKVVERLKHVKKERNNRKVEETLDKLRHAAEEGTENLVLPILDAVKEYATVGEICNVLREIYGEYKPLTIF; translated from the coding sequence TTGACGAACCCACAAGACTTGAGCTCTCTTGAAAAAGAAAAGGAGAAGTGGAAAAAGGAGACCGTGGAGAAAAGCCTAATACATCTTCAAGAAAAAAAGAGTAAGTTTCTAACCAGCTCAGACATTCCAATTGAAAGAATCTATACTCCCCTCGAAGTGAAAAATCTAGACTACATTCAAGATTTAGGCTTTCCAGGCGAATACCCCTACACCCGCGGCGTTTACCCAACAATGTATCGTGCCCGATTATGGACTATGCGACAATATGCAGGCTTTGGCACAGCGGAGCAGACAAACCAGCGTTTTAAATACTTGCTTCAGCAGGGCCAGACTGGCTTAAGTGTGGCTTTTGACTTTCCTACACAGATTGGACTCGACTGCAACCATCCTTTAGCGTTAGGTGAAGTGGGAAAAGTAGGGGTAAGCGTTGGCATCTTAAAAGAAATGGAACTTCTGTTTAATCGAATTCCCCTCGACAAAGTAACTACGAGCATGACGATAAACGCGCCTACCACGGTGCTTCTAGCAATGTACGTCGCCATAGCCCAAAAACAGGGTATTACCCAGTCGATTCTGGGCGGCACCGTGCAAAACGACATTCTCAAAGAATATGTAGCTCGCGGTATGTACATCTACCCGCCCCAACCGAGCATGAAACTTGTTACGGACGTCTTCGAATACTGTGGCAAAAACATGCCCCGCTGGAACACAATAAGCATAAGCGGCTATCACATCCGCGAAGCAGGCGCAACAGCAGTGCAGGAAGTTGCCTTCACCCTCGCTAACGGCATCGCCTACGTGCAAGCAGCAATTGACCGCGGCTTAAACGTAGACAACTTTGCTAGAAGACTATCTTTCTTCTTTGCCTGCCACGACAACTTTCTGGAAGAAATAGCCAAATTTCGAGCCGCCCGACGACTGTGGGCCCGCATAATGCGAGAAAAGTTTGAAGCTAAAAAGCCTTCGTCTTGGCAACTACGTTTCCACACACAAACTAGCGGAGTAGCGTTAACTGCACAACAACCCCACAACAACATCGTCCGCGTTGCACTTCAAGCCCTTGCTGCAGTGCTTGGAGGGACGCAAAGCTTGCACACAAACAGCTTCGATGAAGCTTATGCATTGCCGAGTCAAAAGGCTGTGACGATAGCATTGCGCACACAGCAAATTATCGCTTATGAAAGCGGTGTCGCAGACACGATTGACCCCACTGCCGGAAGCTACTGCATTGAAGCTTTAACAAATCAGATTGAGGAAGACGCTATGGGCTACATTGAGGAAATCGATCGACAGGGAGGGGCAGTGAACGCCATAGAAAAGGGTTACATACAGCGTGAAATCATTGAAAGCGCCTACAAATACCAAAGAGAAGTGGAGAGAGAAGAGCGCATAATTGTGGGTGTAAACGAGTTTGAAGCCGAGGAAGGAGCGCCTATCAAAATTTTGCGAGTTGACCCCACTGTTGAAAAGAAGGTAGTTGAACGGTTGAAACATGTAAAAAAGGAGAGAAACAACAGAAAAGTTGAGGAGACTCTCGATAAACTGCGTCATGCGGCTGAAGAGGGAACAGAAAACCTTGTGCTACCCATTTTGGACGCTGTTAAAGAATATGCTACAGTGGGCGAAATCTGCAACGTTTTACGGGAAATCTATGGCGAATACAAACCATTAACCATCTTTTAG
- a CDS encoding pyridoxal phosphate-dependent aminotransferase, whose product MSSIFARRMQDLGTETAFEMLAKAKALEKQGREIVHLEIGEPDFDTPKNIRDAATKAMNAGYTHYVPAAGIPELREAIAEYISKTRRIPVNPEEVVVTPGAKPIIFFSILACVEVGDEVMYPNPGFPIYESLIKFIGAKPVPMPLKEENDFAIDTEDTVEKISDKTKMIILNFPENPTGGVLTKENLEAIADKVKGRDDLIIVSDEMYSQMIYEGEHRSIASLPGMKEKTVIIDGFSKTYAMTGWRLGYGVMRKNLAEKITQLMINSNSCTCAFSQMAGVEALRGPQDEAKRMVEEFKQRREVIVSGLNKIEGIACKRPQATFYVFPNVKSVNMDSQKLPDFLLNKAGVATLSGTAFGDYGKGYMRFSFANSIPNIEKALTRIREALQTL is encoded by the coding sequence ATGTCATCAATATTTGCGAGAAGAATGCAAGATTTAGGCACAGAAACCGCTTTTGAGATGCTTGCAAAAGCTAAAGCCTTAGAAAAACAAGGTCGCGAAATAGTTCACCTAGAAATTGGCGAGCCAGATTTTGACACTCCTAAAAATATCAGAGATGCAGCAACAAAAGCCATGAACGCCGGGTACACGCATTATGTTCCTGCCGCGGGGATCCCTGAGCTTAGGGAAGCCATAGCGGAATACATTTCAAAAACAAGGCGCATTCCTGTAAACCCTGAAGAAGTTGTTGTAACACCTGGCGCCAAGCCGATAATATTTTTCAGCATACTAGCTTGCGTCGAAGTAGGTGACGAGGTGATGTATCCAAACCCGGGGTTCCCGATCTATGAGTCTCTGATAAAGTTCATCGGCGCGAAACCAGTGCCCATGCCGCTGAAAGAAGAAAACGATTTTGCAATAGACACCGAAGACACTGTAGAAAAAATCTCCGATAAAACCAAAATGATTATTCTGAACTTTCCGGAAAACCCCACAGGTGGCGTATTGACAAAAGAAAACTTAGAAGCTATCGCTGACAAAGTTAAAGGCAGAGACGATTTAATCATAGTTTCAGATGAAATGTACAGCCAGATGATTTACGAAGGTGAGCACAGAAGCATTGCTTCGCTTCCCGGAATGAAAGAGAAAACAGTGATAATAGACGGGTTCTCGAAAACCTACGCTATGACAGGGTGGAGACTGGGTTACGGAGTTATGCGAAAAAACTTAGCTGAAAAAATCACGCAGCTCATGATAAACTCTAACTCTTGCACTTGTGCGTTTTCGCAGATGGCAGGTGTCGAAGCTTTACGTGGGCCACAAGACGAAGCAAAAAGGATGGTGGAAGAGTTCAAACAAAGACGCGAAGTCATAGTTTCTGGCTTAAACAAGATAGAGGGCATAGCTTGCAAGAGACCCCAAGCCACGTTCTATGTCTTTCCAAATGTGAAAAGCGTAAACATGGACAGCCAAAAACTACCGGATTTTCTGCTCAACAAAGCAGGCGTAGCTACATTGTCTGGCACTGCTTTTGGCGACTATGGCAAAGGCTACATGCGATTCTCATTTGCTAACTCTATTCCTAACATAGAAAAAGCCTTAACACGAATAAGGGAAGCGCTTCAAACTCTCTAA
- a CDS encoding PPC domain-containing protein, translating to MQRGRQKWVLGVSVLAVIVPVSLVVLSLNGFFSHQPLVEEVVAETVAWEIERPSELLSIDQVTENIYENEEAFSNLTVHIYNYCEEDWEYGSCDTLGMGVSVDANVEAGFVENVNVTFYDDIQPSKVYWFELEERGWFDNLSVVDYSHCRASEEHVEASVYMNGVNQPRHTHFKASLTWKLKTANNESHQITVSSEITYYNGTAYRKVVLPIFLRVIADAGGSFETARTIGFGSHTAFIHIIDDPEDWYRMWFDVGQTVSIQLSIQEPSQGLYLDLYLYNPDGTLVANSSSREPNNIEQITHTINQSGNWYIRVLDPYAGYTLYTLSIKEE from the coding sequence TTGCAGAGGGGTCGTCAGAAATGGGTATTAGGGGTATCTGTTCTGGCAGTGATTGTTCCTGTAAGCTTGGTTGTGCTTTCTTTGAACGGGTTTTTTTCGCATCAGCCGTTGGTTGAGGAAGTGGTTGCTGAAACAGTTGCGTGGGAAATTGAAAGGCCGTCGGAGCTGTTGAGTATTGATCAAGTTACTGAGAATATTTACGAGAATGAGGAAGCATTTTCTAACCTGACTGTTCATATTTATAATTACTGTGAGGAAGATTGGGAGTATGGCAGCTGCGATACTTTGGGTATGGGTGTTTCCGTGGATGCCAACGTCGAAGCTGGCTTTGTAGAAAATGTCAACGTGACTTTCTATGATGATATACAGCCGTCTAAGGTGTATTGGTTTGAACTTGAGGAAAGGGGTTGGTTTGACAATCTCTCTGTTGTGGACTATAGTCATTGCAGAGCTTCTGAGGAGCATGTGGAAGCTTCTGTATACATGAACGGAGTGAACCAGCCAAGACATACCCACTTCAAAGCTTCTTTAACCTGGAAGTTAAAAACTGCTAATAATGAGTCGCACCAGATAACGGTGTCTTCTGAAATCACGTATTATAACGGAACGGCTTACAGGAAGGTGGTGTTGCCTATATTCCTGCGAGTTATTGCTGATGCTGGTGGCAGCTTTGAAACTGCGAGAACAATTGGCTTTGGAAGCCACACAGCATTTATCCATATTATTGATGATCCTGAAGACTGGTATAGGATGTGGTTTGATGTTGGACAGACGGTTAGTATACAGCTTTCCATTCAAGAACCTAGTCAAGGGCTTTACCTAGATTTATACTTGTACAATCCTGATGGAACTCTAGTTGCAAACTCCTCTTCCAGAGAACCTAACAACATAGAGCAAATCACACACACAATTAACCAATCAGGCAACTGGTACATTCGAGTGCTAGATCCTTACGCAGGATATACCCTATATACCCTCTCAATAAAGGAGGAATAG